Genomic segment of Citrus sinensis cultivar Valencia sweet orange chromosome 7, DVS_A1.0, whole genome shotgun sequence:
ataaatatttgctCCATATTCATATTTCATATGCTAATTTTGATCCGAAATTTTGTATCCGGAAATTTACTTCATCGAAATGATGGGAGATTCCGGTagctttaatttataaattgtaatgtaactagtaaaataaaattctcatttCATGCCACCATTCAAGATCCCAATCCCAATGGCAGTGAAACTTTCATgcaaatttttattctcaaaatatCAACGACAAAAGTAAAGCTCGAAAATGCCCatgacaaaatgaaaataggagcctaggtaattaattaattaacatcaCTCATCAGCCATTGATCTCTTCTGGTTCTTCAACTCTTTATAGAACTTCTGAATAAACTCCTCGGCTGCTTTGTCCACATACCCACTGTCATCATCAGTATCCTTTAACGGAAACGGCGAGTCCGTTATCCTCAACGGCCTCACAAAGGGGCTCCTTCCGAACCCGGGCAGCGCCGGGGAAGCCTCCACCAACTTGTCATTGTTCAGCATCTCCAAGACCACCTTAACGGCGTTGACGGTCGCGGCGTCGTTGTCGTCGAGGGTCGCCGGCGCGTGAGCACACCCGAATAAGAAGTTGTTCTTTGATCTCTTGTTGCTGTTGGCATTATGGAAGTAGGGGAAAGTGTAGTTTGGTGTGTTGCTGCAGCTGAACTCGTACTCTCGCTGCGCTGCCATGTGGAACGACGACTCGTGGCCGCGGTGGTGGTggtagtggtggtggtggtggtggtgaatGAGATTGTTCAGGGCTTTGCCCCCGGCAATCTTGCCGCGTTTGAGCATCATGTTGAGATCAACCAAGAGCTTTCTCTTGCACAGGCCCTTTCTTAGCATGAAAAATACTACACGTACAACACTCCATATTCTTTTCCCTATCACTTGTACGTTTTGGCTTcgctccattttttttttcctttttaatttgtattttgttttagttcatagagagagagagagagagagagagagagagagaagagtaTTGAGGTCAACACATGATGAGAAGAAACGAAGGGGGGTGGTGGGTATTTAAAGGAAGAGAAATGTGGGGTGCTTCGTTTTAGATTAGCATGGATATTTTGGATGGTTTTagtgtttattttaatgaCTACAATCATGCATTATTGGTGGAGTGGTGATCGGGTGTGTAAGAGCTCATGCAGACTTGAGAAGGGTGGTCACGGCCGTTTGATCCTACGATGGTTTCCTTTCATGTGGGGTTATGTTGAAAAGTAGATATGCatcttataatttatttaagagagaaaaaataaaatagtagaGCACAGCTAGCTTTCCCATATTGTTATTGCCTTTCTCCTGGGGGGGGAAAGATTCAGAAAACGTGCTCGTTtagcataaaaaatattcaaaatccATCAAACTAACTGAGGAGGACCTTTGAATCCTTTAATTAGTGCCTACGAAAGGCTATCAAAGCAATgcttgtaataaattaaaagggcCGTAGGCTGCTGGATGTCATATGATCCATTTGCAAGCTCACTTTCTATATTTGTTCCCCAAGTACAAAATCGTTTTTCTCAATTATTTATTCGCTCTATTATggtaaggggaaaaaaaaatatcttttcatGCTTCATCGTTAAGTAATAGTTCTTATTgaacttattataaaaagtGCATTGACTGCATTCAAAGTACAACAGTCACCATCATATATTCATATAAACGTGTTAatgtattgaaattttaatctaattttacttttaagtcTTTTATTGATAAGTAATTTTTGTCGTATTAGTAGAATGTAACAAATATAAACGCGTGATTATCGACCTATCGTTATTAAATAACAATTCAGTGAGCGACAATGTTATATGATGTTGTTTGACtcctaatttttaatattattcaatgaatgaacatattattcatcgacaaaatttttttatcatattagtAGAATGTAACAAATGTGAACGCGTGATTATcgttattaaataatattgtagATAACGATAATGTTAGATGATGTTGTTCGACTTCTAATTTTTAACATCATTCAATGAGATCAGGttatggtgcaactgtggtaccataccacagttgcatccaGTCGTTGGATGCACTTAAATTGGTAGGATCCACCGATATCCAACGGCTGAatacaactgtggcacggtatCACAGTTGCACTACAAGTTTCCCCCATTCAATGAATCAACATACTGTGATTCGTGTGTAGTTGCTTTCTACTCAGTAAGTGAAGATGCTCCCTTAAATCATTTCGAAAGGACGGGGAAGCCGACGTTATTCttagatttatttaatattaattgttcCACAATACATGGGCTCCCTTGCGGGCCACTTGGAGTTTTTGGACAGCTCAATATATTATCAGCCCATCTCGTAACTTGTCTACAGTAAAGCCTAACCTGGACTAAAGGCCCAAACGTTACCTCTCTGGGCTCAGGCCGTGAAGATCACAGGCCCGTCAGAAATGCAAGTTAGCCCACCCATCATCAGTAACCAACGATCATGCCTGCGAAAAACGAAGATATTTTCTCGTCCATGCACTGTCAGTCACAAGGGCATATTGACACTCAAGAAATGACGAGCGTGATAGCAAAAGCAGCAGGACCCACCACAAGCCATCACTGTTAATACAGTTGGTAATTAGTAGCCCCTCTTAAATGGCTGCCCAATGAAAGCCACCCATGCAAAGTCTCACTTCCGACTCGCTTTCAAGATAAATCCATTAAAATTTGGAGCCTTCTAAATTACGTCAATGTAATTTGCGCCACACATAACAATAGTAACATATTGATGGGACTCATTATTGCTCCGTGCGTGGCGTAAATTACGTTAAACGTAATTTAATATccatcttaaaatttttttaatctcctACTCAGGTTATTCTGGCTACTAACACTTAACATTAGAACATATATATGTAAGCAAATAAGCAACCGTTGGTAACATAATTCACCATCTATGTACTGCCCCAGGTCGAACTCCTACTAATATATAACTTCTAACATAGTGCTATGTTTTATATTACAAGTATGGCATTACATAAACAGAACCTTTCCTGATTTGATATTGCTGACAGTTGAACTGTAGCAAATctctaaaatttcataacCTATATCCAATAAATGCATGCCAAATCTCCATAAGCATCCAGCTTGTTTCAACTACCAGTTCAAAAATCATGTGGGGTTGATTTAGCAGCTCGTGAATCCATAGAGTTGTGGATGTGGgcagtttattattaattgatctTTGTGATTGCCCGCATCATTTTCACTCGTGTTGTTGCATTCAGCGAATACAAAAAGGCTTGGCTTCTGGCTCCTGGTGCAGACACGGCTCAGGTTTTTATGGCTACTGCAGGCCCACACGTGAATCCCTTGACTTGATGATGCTGCATTTGTGCGCCTCTACAGGGACAAATAACTGTTGAAATTGTAactgaaaatgataataattagcCTTTCATACGAAATCTTTCTTGAAAAATCGAGCATGTTCACGCTTTTTTCACATGTGAACCTACAACATCCGCATAAATTCACTGCTTAGATTCTGAAATATGTCACGGAAACTATTATAAATAAGACTCCGTGCACTTGCTATTCAATCACCACAAGAGATCATACAATCTTTGAACTCACTCTGTCTTCCATATCACTTgcattattttcctttatgaCCAAGATGGCACCACATGGAGAGGCTATTGCAAGCACTTTTGTAACAAGGAGCAGCAACAACTTCTCCAACTCCAAGCCACCGAGGCTCTCAAATGATAACTTGCAACGCACGGTATCTGATATCTCATTTGAGCTTATGAGCAAAGAGGCCGTGGATAATATAAAAACACTTCCACCAATCTCTGAGGTCGAAGATGCCAAGTGCGAGTGCTGCGGCATGTCTGAGGAGTGCACACCGGAGTACATAGAGCGAGTTCGTGACAAGTTCTTTGGGAAGTGGATATGCGGGTTGTGTGCCGAGGCAGTGAAGGAAGAGATGGAGAAAGATGGAGGAAAAAGCAGAGATCAAGCTCTGAGTGCACACATAAATGCATGTGCTAGGTTTAATAAGTTTGGAAGAGCTTATCCTGTTTTGTTCCAAGCTGAGGCCATGAGAGAGCTCTTGAAGAAGAATAGCGCAAGGGGTCTTAGGGCTAAATCTATTAGCCCTAGGGACAATAAAGGAGGACGGCAAAATAAAGGTGGGATTGCGAGGAGTTCAAGTTGCATACCAGCTATTACAAGGGAGATGACTGATCTTGCTATCAAAAACTGAAGCTGTGCCTGGAAGTGCTTTTTTACTTTCAAAGGCGCTTTCAGCTAACCGAAAACACTTCTCCCCACAAGCATATAATACCTTATTAACCTTTCATGGTCTAATAACTACCTTTAAAGGGTTTTTGGGCACCTTTTTTTTACCCAAGgacaatttttatttccttgGTTGATTAAATTCTCCACCTTATGCACCACCCTCTAGGGTTTTTTAGGTGGATCCATGACCTAGGTTGCCATTCAACACAACCCTTTTTCCGACTTCTACTTGAAGTGGCTTATTTGGAAGTAACAATAGTAGCCTCATTTGAGCTTAATTATAGAATATTAATGTGTATTATTGAGTCTGTGTAAAAAGGCTTAGTTGTTGGATGTTGTTGAAAGCCTGTATTTTCATCATCCTTCATTATCTGTTTTCAATTGTGACTTCAAGGTCCTTGTTTGCAATCACAATCCGAAATTAACCAAGTTTCATGTAATAAATTTGCTGTTCTCATCgttttaatgaaatatatgtTATCTTTCTGTATTAATGaatcaacaagaaaaattaCCTAATTTTGGTTCGAAATTTATTGGAATAATTTGCAATAACGCTTTTattagaggaaaaaaaaacgagGTAAATGGAAGTTTCACACATCTATTGACTGATTATAGGCTAGTAGCATAACTTCCAAGCAATACAAACGCAAAGCAGTTTAGAGAGAAGTAACATAGGCCTAACAACCTTATCTGTCCTAAGTATCCAAGGTTTCCATGGCCAAAAGATAATACAATCCAACAAAATACAGACCTTCGCTGGTCCAAAGTATTTTACACAAATGACCAGTTGATGAACATAAAGCAGATGCAATGAGCAGTCTCTTCTTCATTAAGTACCTTCCAAGCCACAGCCCTCTCGTAAGAAACCGGTCTGCCCATGCTTGACAAACAGATGCCACCTTGAAGACAAGCAAAGCCCTGCCACAAgagaatttcttcatcaaaatcataacAAGTTGTACgaatcaatcaattttatagaGATTGGCACAGTATCTGATCTGTTAAACATTTTAAGATAATTAGCTTTGAACTATTTCACCCTCTGAAGAAAATAGAGttaattaaagggaaaaaaaaaggttatctTATTGTATCTATAACTGcattgaaaggaaaataaacaccttttattatttgtaaatcGCATCAACAGCAGATTCTCAACTTTCCAATAGcatataaattataagtaaaatcttttttcatGGTACCACCGCATTATGTGTCATTTCTTTCGTCGTAATTAGAAGGAAATTCCAAACCTGTTGCATTATCTGGGGGAACTCCGCGAAGAGAGCCTTCCGCCCATGATCATCAAATATCTTCTCCAAGGTTATGTCTTGCAGTGCAACCAAGGTCGTCTCAAGCATATCAAGTCCCGCTTGGTTTGCAAAAGTGAAAACAGGCAATGCCTGCATCAATTGTTCGAATTTAGATAGAATTGACAAAGCAATCTAGGTAAGTAAAAGTAGAACCCAGTAATATAGTAAGAAAAAGGGGGGCATAAACAACCGCACAGGTATAGAATTTCTCATAACCCCAattcaaaagaattaaaaagcAATAGGAAAACAGGCTAAAATACTTGCTCAACTTCACAAATACCATACATGAAGCATTTAACATGTCAATTTGGTATGGAAGTAAAGAAGAATTATCTGAATGCTTCAATGCACCCATCCAAAGATGAAGAATTATATAtaagaataacaataataagatTCCAGGATACTTTAATGTCTTATTGACAGATAACTCTGTTGGTAGAGAAAATGATATGCCAAGAATTGAATCTTAAATTCATTATGCCAAATTCAACCAAAATTTAGCTTCTACTTATTTTAAGTATTGGTGTGGTTTGACAGTGATGGAGATAAAGAAGCTAATAAACGTCAACTCCAGAAAAGTATGGACAAATATCTGGGAATTCATCATTCATGTCTGACACcaagcaaaagaaaacaaaagggaTGGGGGCAGCAGAACATTTGTCATGCGGACCTTTAGTGAGCAGCACATGACAGCATCTGTGTGATGCCAAAGGTTTTTGAGAATGGATTCACTTCCTTCACTGCTGGATTTAAGCAGATCCACACCCAAGTAACACCTGCAAAAGTCGGTAACAAAACACCAAACTCTGTGACGAAGGATCAAACATAGCAAGCAGTTCTCCTTCATCAATGTGAGATCCAAATTACATTTCCTAGCATGTGcagacctttttttttgtgtgtagtgtttggggggggggggggggttgtctaagaaacagagaaaaaaattgcttACCTGTAACTGTGACAGATCCAACGAGCAAGTGTTAGTGCTTCTGGAGTACCTAATGGTGTACGGAGACCAGCTTGTGAACTTATATTAGAAGGAGATAGGGCTAATGCCACCCTCTGAACAGATGATATAATGCTGCGAACATATTGCCGAGCCATGGTTGCCACATGCTCTTGCATGTGACTTTCAAATGCAAATTCAAACGCTATGGTCATCACTGATCTCATACAGGTGGAATTAGTAGAGTAATTATTTGTAGCTCTATTTCCAGCAGGACCAATCTCAAGAGCAGACGCAAGGTCCAAGGTGCGATTTGGACTGGAGGTTTCCTGAAACATATTGCAAAGCATCAATTAGGAAAGttcaataaatatgaattaaactGAATTGTTATAATTCATGCACCATGACAGTTATGGACAACCTTTCCAGAATCGAGAGGAATAATGCGAAAACCAGATGGCAGAAGAGGTGCATCATCAGCAAAAGAAGCATCTATGGGAGCAAATATAAGTTCAGCACAGGTACCAACAGCATTCTCATCCATCCCACTGCAGAGCTATAAAAACAatagagaaaggaaaatttacCAAGAGAGCcaataataagataattatGCGACAATATCAATGTAGTAGCATTACAGAAACCCAGTAGCAATGCATTTCTTACATAAAATAACTCATAGAACAGATGTTAACGCTAGCCTCCTTCTAGACGTCATTAACATGACTCCTCTCAGTTTAGACATGTATAattcatttacaaatttaGCTAATGAAATCAGCCCAAGCATTCTATATTGGATCATAGATCAAACATTTAGCATAACCAAAACTGAAACCTATCCCCAAGATTGATGATATCAAACCATTGATGTAGCTAAAAAACAGAAATATCTATTGATGCATGAATATTAACCCAAAGAagaagatagagagagagagcaataTAAATCAGTGACGCTCACTTGCAAGAGAAACATGTCTCTAGGCATTATTGCATCTTCAGGAGAGTGGCCAACACCTTCCAACTTAATAACTTCCATGAACTATTAAGAGTAGGAAATGGAAATCATGTTAGAAAGATATGAACATGTGAAACTTTgggaaaaaagaattaaaactaCTGTTATTCATTCACAAAAAGCATATGGAATGAATAATGTGACGTAATAATGACAGACGTAAATGTCAAATTGCTTACCTCTTCATGTTCAATAGTGTGAGCCAGTGGGAGAATAACTTGGCTCCCAAAAGTTCCAACTCGAGACCCTGGTAAGCTACAGGGACCAACTTTAATAGCCGCAGCTGAGTAAACATCAATGTTGTTGTCTGCCCACTCTGATCTGTGCTCTCGCAAAAATCGAAGAAGAATAGCAGGAGGCACattctgaaaaagaaaaagcacgCAACAGAATGgatattaaaaagaaacttTTGACAAACCACCAATAAGAAGCTGAAGCCAATCTAGAAAAAAGTTTTGCAGCTATGTTCCCAGCAAAAGGCTTATGCTCATCCTTCTCACTATTTTCAACTCCaggtaaataaattttttgtgcaATTATGATCacttcaaatttataaatatataagatatGGCATGTAAACTTAGCAGAACTGAACAAATCAAAAAGCATATTTGTTACATTATTACATAGTTTAAGTTGCAATCAGAATGTAGATagtgaaaagaataaaataaacaatgatCTATGCGGTTGAGGACAGAGACATACAAACATGTACAATATCAAAATGTATCTACAGATGATCTCTATGATGAAAAGTTGTTAGTGTAATAAATACCCACGCATCCACAAAGTTCGTAGGTCATGCTGGTTATTTGGTATACATGAAACCCTTGAGCCTTTATCAACAAATAGGTGGAATAATTCAAAGAATTTGCTGTGATGTGCCTTTCATTTAGACAGTACTATTAGCCTTCCCAACAAAAGACCACCAAAggaaacaagaagaaaaattttcagcaAACCAACCTGTAAAAGCATAGATGCCTTAGCACATAAGACAGCATTGCTGACAGCTGGAAATCCATTAGCAAAGGAAAGGTTTAAACCCATTAACTTGTCAGGAGATGAGTTCACAAGGACAGTAACATCATCCATGCCATCATTCCCCATCACCGTCCAACCCTCATCAGTAAATCCATTGACAGCTTCATTAAAACCCCTGTCATCAATCATCTATCAGATCTGAATTCCAGGTAGACATCAACTAATTGATTCAAGATTTTGTCAAACAGCTAAATATACTTGCCTGCTCAACCGCTGGCTAAGTGCTCGTAGAGCAGCAGGTCGTCTTCCCCAGCCATTGACACTAGACTGAGTAACCTCCTGAGCCATCTGCCTAAGCTGGCGCAGAGCCTGAATAGAAATAGTGAAAACACCATTGAAAACCAATAATTGCatcatttttaagtaaatatgtTGTATCTCCTTCAAGATCTAAATGCTTATAGAAACAGTGAAACCATGTTAAAAGTGAATTTATAATCTCACCGCCATTGTCGTCTTTTGAGCGAGAACCGTGGATGATTCATAGAGGGGACGCAACACTTCCGGAACACTCCACGGCTATACAATTAAGTaaatatacataattaatttctcatttcCAGTAGAAAAGAGTGTCCAAATTTAACCAACAataccaaataattttttccaaataaaataaaagttaccTCTAAATCCATATGATCAACAATGTGTATGATTGAACCACCACCTTCACAAGGTCGGATAAGGTACCCACTTGGCAGCATTTCTGCTCTCACAAAATGCTGCACCGGTGGCATGGTTGGGCCATTTTGTATATTCTTAAGTGATCTCTCACAGACCTAGGAGCATTGAACCACGTTATATAAATGACTTGAGAGATGCATGTTATTAAATGCAGTTGAGACGATAGGAAAGGAGAATAGCTTTACAGGAATTAGAGTGTGCATCTCGACATGCCTATTCAgccaaaataagaaaatgtaTGGTCACACACTATGGAATTACATACCACAAGGCTGCCATCTTCTAAAACAGAAGTATAGCGCAACAACCAGAAGTCGCGAGCTGGCGCCAATGTTGTCAGTGCATAGAgctaaatttttaacaaaatgagGACATCAGCAAACAATTGCACAATACAATGCACGAAATAAACATGATAAATACATAATAGTTCTTTCTTACCTGCATGTACAGCAGCTCAATGGTTCCACCATTAGCTGTCGGCAGCACATTCAGCACTTCCACAGCTCGACAATCGCGGAACCACGACGGCCGATCTTTAAGGATTTCTGCAACCTGAAATGAACATAGTCTTTTATGAGtctcaaaatttgaattaagagAATATCAGACAAATAGGAACCAAGTGCACTTACCCTAGTAGGCTCTAAACCCACCAGGCCGCAGGCTCGTGCTGCCACTCCAGAGCAACCATGAGAAATAGCAACGATTCCAACGGAATCCGGACCAGGCTGttcatggaaaaaaaaaaaaaagggggaatgGAAGAAATAGATTAACTTCTAGTTTTCTTTACAACGGCAGTCCCCACCAAAAGAATTCCCCAACATTCTTTAATCCCAAACCCAAAATGATAATTACAatacaaagaaataaacaGATGTAAGTAGTATAACAAATAGAGGTGTAAAATTCAGTGATATAACTTGCATCAAATTTTTTAGTCTATATTTATTGGAATTATAAGTTTAGTTTTCTCCTTGGTCATTGTTTCCCTTTCCTTTATTAGATAATTAGGAAGCAGTTAATGAACCTTTttcttaaaaggaaaataaagaaaagtcAAAAGATACCTTCATTCCAGGCATTTGGACCCACTCAACAGCAGTTCCAGTGGCCTTTGAAAGAAACTCTGTTAAAGTCTCTTCTGCAATGGACAAAAGCCTGAAACCATACAAAAAGCCTGAATTGATGAATTCATAACCCACAAACCAGCACATACAACAAAAAGGGTCACATTACACAATGACAGAAAATGACCCAACAACAATATCCCCACTAACCCTGCAGGACTAGCATCCCTTGGAGGATGCTGAGGTGTCAAATGGTGTTGACCACTGGTCACCACCGATTCACAGCTTGTATCTTTGGTTGCAAGCGTTGTCTGCAAGAAAGCAACCCTCAGCTTTCAGTTTCAACATGACTCAATAGTTTAATCTACTTATTGAcctcaaacaaagaaaaattaaaaaagtggGAATGGGTTGAGTAGGTTCCTGGGAAATTGCATGAAAAGAATTGCAACCCACATTAATCCAAATTCCAAGTAATGATTTCTTTCCCTACATTTCCACGGGAAACCAAATTGACTACTATTGAAAGTGAGAAATATTGCacagaaaaaagtaaaattcttACACTCTGGGTATGTTGGCGAAAGTATCCATTCTCATACACCAGCTGTGACACCTGCTTCTGCAACCTATCATTCTCCTCCATCAAAAGCTTGTTCATTGCTGTCAGCTTTCTATTCACAGCTTGAAGACGGGAAGCTTCTTTCCTCTGCTTCTCTCTGCATCTGAAGTAACAAAAGcagaaacataaatatattgcaACAACAAATTGGCAAAAGATTAAAATCTTGTCAATAAAAGTTATCCATTATACAAGAAAATAGTAGGTTTCCACTtcttagtaaaaataatatctaGCATAGAATTCAACATTTCATTTTGCAGTCGTTTCTCCACATTATTCACCAACAAAAACACAGGAGAAATTGCCTTACAGTTAAACTTCAACATTCAATTTGCCTTCTTTTCAAatgaagataattattttaaaaagaaagaatcaaTAATTAAGCTAAAGAATCATCAGAGTAACTACACAATATCAACTTTGAATGAAGCATACCTTCTGTTCTGGAACCAAACTTTGATTTGCTTTGGCTCAATGTTAGAGAGAATTGGGCACTCCCTAATTAGCTGTTGGCGGCGAATTGAACTGGGTTTGGGGCATTCATGATAGAGCCTCTCAAGAGCCTCAACCTGCTCAGGTGTGTATCTTACATACTTGCCGTTATCCAAGCTCCCAGTCTTACCATCCTTGCAGGACATTGCCATCTTCAATTTCACCACCAAACTTCACAAGGTCACACAGACAACAAGCAGCCGCTCTTCTGTCGTCACGATTTCAATTATTCTCTTTGAAATCTAAAGCATTAAAAACCCAAATGTGAACCTCAAACAAACATTATCTACCAAATACTAAACCCAACCACAAGTTTACAAGCTTTGGAAGCTCTTATTCAAGTGCTTTATCTTCTTTGAAACACAATCTGAAACACTAAGTACTCTTCAAAATACCAAAAAGCCAAGCACAAACTATACTAAACTAAACTGCAGCACTTATACTTCATCCAGACACTGCAAAGCTCAAAAGCACCGAACAAACACAAATGGGATTTAACCAAAATGCATATATACCATAAATTAAGTGTAAGATTTTCAAACTCATGTATTGTTTAATGCTAACTGAGTGATTTAAGGATAGAGATAACCGACAAGAGACAAGAATATCCTGATTTTGTACGCAgttattcttgttttgttaCTATGAGACAGCCCCAAACACAATAAAGCATAAATCTTTCGAGATCAGAGCTCTCAATACCCAACGATCTGTTTCAGAAAAACATTTCCAGCGTTTTCCAAAGCACGAAAAAACAAGCAGCCCCGACGAAACGTTTCGCGCCAAAGAGTTGTCTTGTTTCAATCACCGATTCCACTCAGCCGGTTCTCCGACTCCAGAAGGAAAACCCCCCAAAAACATCGAAACGCTTGGAACCAGACGTTTCCAGTGATTCGATGGTTCCTCCACTTCCTCCTTCCTCCGCTCACCACGAACGAGTAACCGTTTCCACTAAACTAACCACCCATTTTCTgacttaaacaaaaaaaagaaaaaaactccTTCGCAAGATCTCCCAGCTACAGGGAAGAAACGGACCGAAACGTTTCAACGCCCTTCATATTCACGAAATTCCCCAGCCTCCTGTATAAAGCACAACATCCGGGTTTCCTTCGTTTATCTGGAAgccaaaagataaaaagaaaatggaaacgGAAAAAAGATGGTGCTTTTCAAATTCTGAGACAGTGACGagtgaaaaacaaaaaccaaaaaaaaggaaaaacaacaaaagtaGTGGTGGTTGTAGTTGTAAGACggagagggagagggagagggaaattaaaaaataaaataaataaagcaaaggggaaataaaaatacttttgtagttgatgttgttgttgaagCAGATTTGTTGTTGCGCCGTGTGTTTGGTTTTGCGTTCATCTACTTGAGGTTaatgattttgttgttttttacttttgtttttgtttgtatttatttttgaatttgttttgagtTTGTTGTCGTTTCATTGGTTCTTCACTTTttggctctctctctctctttcct
This window contains:
- the LOC102607482 gene encoding uncharacterized protein LOC102607482, which gives rise to MERSQNVQVIGKRIWSVVRVVFFMLRKGLCKRKLLVDLNMMLKRGKIAGGKALNNLIHHHHHHHYHHHRGHESSFHMAAQREYEFSCSNTPNYTFPYFHNANSNKRSKNNFLFGCAHAPATLDDNDAATVNAVKVVLEMLNNDKLVEASPALPGFGRSPFVRPLRITDSPFPLKDTDDDSGYVDKAAEEFIQKFYKELKNQKRSMADE
- the LOC102607190 gene encoding uncharacterized protein LOC102607190, whose product is MTKMAPHGEAIASTFVTRSSNNFSNSKPPRLSNDNLQRTVSDISFELMSKEAVDNIKTLPPISEVEDAKCECCGMSEECTPEYIERVRDKFFGKWICGLCAEAVKEEMEKDGGKSRDQALSAHINACARFNKFGRAYPVLFQAEAMRELLKKNSARGLRAKSISPRDNKGGRQNKGGIARSSSCIPAITREMTDLAIKN
- the LOC102606682 gene encoding homeobox-leucine zipper protein ATHB-15, whose translation is MAMSCKDGKTGSLDNGKYVRYTPEQVEALERLYHECPKPSSIRRQQLIRECPILSNIEPKQIKVWFQNRRCREKQRKEASRLQAVNRKLTAMNKLLMEENDRLQKQVSQLVYENGYFRQHTQSTTLATKDTSCESVVTSGQHHLTPQHPPRDASPAGLLSIAEETLTEFLSKATGTAVEWVQMPGMKPGPDSVGIVAISHGCSGVAARACGLVGLEPTRVAEILKDRPSWFRDCRAVEVLNVLPTANGGTIELLYMQLYALTTLAPARDFWLLRYTSVLEDGSLVVCERSLKNIQNGPTMPPVQHFVRAEMLPSGYLIRPCEGGGSIIHIVDHMDLEPWSVPEVLRPLYESSTVLAQKTTMAALRQLRQMAQEVTQSSVNGWGRRPAALRALSQRLSRGFNEAVNGFTDEGWTVMGNDGMDDVTVLVNSSPDKLMGLNLSFANGFPAVSNAVLCAKASMLLQNVPPAILLRFLREHRSEWADNNIDVYSAAAIKVGPCSLPGSRVGTFGSQVILPLAHTIEHEEFMEVIKLEGVGHSPEDAIMPRDMFLLQLCSGMDENAVGTCAELIFAPIDASFADDAPLLPSGFRIIPLDSGKETSSPNRTLDLASALEIGPAGNRATNNYSTNSTCMRSVMTIAFEFAFESHMQEHVATMARQYVRSIISSVQRVALALSPSNISSQAGLRTPLGTPEALTLARWICHSYRCYLGVDLLKSSSEGSESILKNLWHHTDAVMCCSLKALPVFTFANQAGLDMLETTLVALQDITLEKIFDDHGRKALFAEFPQIMQQGFACLQGGICLSSMGRPVSYERAVAWKVLNEEETAHCICFMFINWSFV